A region of Candidatus Brocadiaceae bacterium DNA encodes the following proteins:
- a CDS encoding gamma-glutamyltransferase family protein has protein sequence MRGGRPTIACTHGVVASRHYLASEAGLHILRSGGNAADAAAATAFALTVLEPHQNGFGGEAPVLIHSAAEGRVCAVSGHGTAPAAATIERFRELGVDEVIPGDGFLGAVVPSAPATWIAVLERFGTMRLADVMAPALELAAGGFPVGQALNRAIAEHAKRFREEWPSSARVFLRDGEPPRPGAVWRQPELAATFRKLIEAERGHSGREAGLQAAHARFYNEDMAAAIVEFGAGTPIRDASGRAHTCLLTREDLAGFRARIEEPVRYSYRGIEVHKCGPWTQGPVMLQSLSLLAGFDLRAMGHNSADYIHTVTECMKLAYADREFYYGDPEFVEVPFDRLLSEGYAAERRALVDARTASLELRPGGYPSLRAERAHDVARAMASGGRWSDPRGDTTKLDVVDHAGNMVSATPSGGWLMSSPIVPGLGFPLGTRGQMFSLVRGHPNCLEPGKRPRTTLTPTLALRDSRPYMAFGSPGGDCQDQWGLQFFLNVVEFGMSLQEAAEAPTFFTKHFPNSFYPRAAEPGTLCLEALVPEDVWADLAGRGHVVRSENAWSSQNAVCVRSEGGILSGAVSPRGETAYALGW, from the coding sequence TCAGAACGGATTCGGCGGCGAGGCCCCGGTGCTGATCCACAGCGCCGCCGAGGGCCGCGTCTGCGCCGTGAGCGGTCACGGAACGGCCCCGGCCGCCGCCACGATCGAACGCTTCCGGGAGCTTGGAGTGGACGAGGTCATCCCGGGCGACGGCTTCCTGGGGGCGGTGGTGCCCTCCGCACCTGCCACGTGGATCGCCGTCCTCGAGCGGTTCGGCACGATGCGCCTGGCCGACGTGATGGCGCCGGCGCTGGAACTCGCGGCGGGCGGCTTCCCGGTGGGCCAGGCGTTGAACCGGGCCATCGCCGAGCACGCGAAGCGCTTCCGGGAGGAATGGCCGTCCTCGGCGCGGGTCTTCCTGCGCGACGGGGAGCCGCCGCGGCCGGGCGCGGTGTGGCGGCAGCCGGAGCTGGCGGCCACGTTCCGCAAGCTGATCGAGGCCGAGCGCGGCCACTCCGGCCGGGAGGCCGGCCTGCAGGCTGCCCATGCGCGCTTCTACAACGAGGACATGGCGGCGGCGATCGTGGAGTTCGGGGCCGGAACGCCGATCCGCGATGCGTCGGGACGCGCGCACACCTGCCTGCTGACGCGCGAGGATCTGGCCGGCTTTCGCGCGCGCATCGAGGAACCCGTGCGCTACTCCTACAGGGGCATCGAGGTGCACAAGTGCGGGCCGTGGACGCAGGGGCCGGTGATGCTGCAATCGCTGAGCCTGCTGGCCGGCTTCGACTTGCGCGCGATGGGGCACAACTCCGCCGACTACATCCACACCGTGACCGAGTGCATGAAGCTGGCGTATGCGGACCGGGAGTTCTACTACGGCGATCCCGAGTTCGTCGAGGTGCCGTTCGACCGCCTGCTCAGCGAGGGCTACGCGGCCGAACGCCGGGCGCTGGTGGATGCCCGCACGGCGTCGCTGGAACTGCGCCCCGGGGGCTACCCGTCCCTGCGGGCCGAGCGCGCGCACGACGTGGCGCGCGCCATGGCGTCGGGCGGCCGATGGTCGGACCCCCGGGGCGATACCACGAAGTTGGACGTGGTTGACCATGCCGGCAACATGGTCTCGGCCACGCCGAGCGGCGGGTGGCTCATGTCGTCGCCGATCGTGCCGGGGCTCGGCTTCCCGCTGGGCACGCGCGGGCAGATGTTCTCGCTCGTGCGGGGGCACCCCAATTGCCTGGAGCCGGGGAAGCGTCCGCGCACCACGCTGACGCCCACGCTGGCCCTGCGCGACAGCCGGCCGTACATGGCCTTCGGAAGCCCCGGCGGGGACTGCCAGGACCAGTGGGGGCTGCAGTTCTTCCTGAATGTCGTCGAGTTCGGCATGTCGCTGCAGGAGGCGGCGGAGGCCCCGACGTTCTTCACGAAGCACTTCCCGAACTCCTTCTACCCCCGCGCGGCCGAGCCGGGCACGCTCTGCCTCGAGGCACTTGTCCCGGAGGACGTTTGGGCGGACCTCGCGGGCCGTGGGCACGTCGTCCGCTCCGAGAATGCCTGGTCCTCGCAGAACGCCGTGTGCGTGCGTTCCGAGGGCGGCATCCTCAGCGGAGCGGTCTCACCGCGCGGCGAGACAGCGTACGCGCTCGGGTGGTAG